In Synechococcus sp. KORDI-52, one genomic interval encodes:
- the lipA gene encoding lipoyl synthase has protein sequence MLKPEWLRVKAPQRERIGAVADLLLDLHLNTVCQEASCPNIGECFAGGTATFLIMGPGCTRACPYCDIDFDKSVRELDPTEPQRLGEAVARLGLKHVVITSVNRDDLADGGASQFVACIEQVKQRSPLTTIELLIPDFCGNWDAMATVMAAAPHVLNHNIETVPRMYRLARPQGIYERSLELLQRVRDQWPKAYSKSGLMVGLGETDEEVIEVLRDLRKHKVDIVTIGQYLSPGPKHLAVDRFVTPAQFETYRTVGEEELGFLQVVSTPLTRSSYHAGEVQRLMASHPR, from the coding sequence GTGCTCAAGCCGGAGTGGTTGCGCGTTAAGGCTCCGCAACGCGAGCGCATCGGTGCCGTGGCCGACCTGCTGCTGGACTTGCACCTGAACACGGTCTGCCAGGAAGCGAGCTGCCCCAACATCGGCGAATGCTTCGCAGGCGGCACCGCCACGTTTTTGATCATGGGGCCCGGCTGCACCCGGGCTTGCCCCTACTGCGACATCGACTTCGACAAGAGCGTGCGTGAGCTCGATCCCACCGAGCCGCAGCGGCTGGGGGAAGCCGTCGCCCGTCTGGGCCTGAAGCACGTGGTGATCACCTCGGTGAACCGCGACGATCTCGCCGATGGCGGTGCCTCCCAGTTTGTGGCCTGCATCGAACAGGTGAAGCAACGCTCACCGCTCACCACAATCGAACTGCTGATTCCCGACTTCTGCGGCAACTGGGATGCCATGGCAACGGTGATGGCTGCCGCCCCCCACGTGCTGAACCACAACATCGAAACGGTGCCGCGGATGTACCGCCTGGCGCGGCCCCAGGGCATCTATGAACGCTCTCTGGAGCTGCTGCAACGGGTGCGGGACCAATGGCCCAAGGCCTACAGCAAATCGGGTCTGATGGTGGGGCTCGGGGAAACCGATGAGGAGGTGATCGAGGTACTCCGGGATCTGCGGAAACACAAGGTCGACATCGTCACCATCGGCCAATACCTCTCGCCTGGCCCCAAACACCTGGCCGTGGATCGCTTCGTGACCCCGGCTCAATTCGAGACCTACAGAACCGTGGGCGAAGAGGAGCTGGGTTTTCTCCAGGTGGTGAGCACCCCACTCACCCGCAGCAGTTATCACGCCGGCGAGGTGCAACGGCTCATGGCCAGCCATCCCCGCTGA
- a CDS encoding YciI family protein, with amino-acid sequence MAWFVKTETFTAVAAALPVEQRRPTLEAHRRWVADEAAAGRRLRSGYLVDGDRRPGGGGLLMFEASSYADALAWVQNDPMIRDGLVDWQVQEWIPVSGDGWP; translated from the coding sequence GTGGCCTGGTTCGTCAAGACCGAAACATTCACGGCTGTCGCCGCCGCCCTCCCCGTTGAGCAGCGGCGACCCACCTTGGAGGCTCACCGCCGTTGGGTTGCAGATGAAGCTGCAGCAGGTCGCCGTCTACGCAGCGGTTACCTGGTGGATGGCGACCGGCGTCCAGGCGGCGGTGGGCTGCTGATGTTTGAGGCGTCGTCATATGCCGATGCCCTGGCGTGGGTGCAGAACGACCCGATGATCCGCGACGGCCTGGTGGACTGGCAGGTGCAGGAATGGATCCCCGTCAGCGGGGATGGCTGGCCATGA
- the gltB gene encoding glutamate synthase large subunit: MSDAIRSAVWPYCDSPAPEVVAGEKDACGVGFLAQLQGQASHWVLEQALRGLGCMEHRGGCGGDGDSGDGAGVLCEIPWSYLKAVWPEAAAARGLGMMFMPTDASRRAEVRGLCDEEARALGMQPLGWRTVPVDPAVLGPLARATAPVIEQWVLNGDADDATFDGQLLRLRRRIGARVRAALGAEVAQDVYVASLSSRTVVYKGMVRSEVLAQFYADLQDPRFEVSFAVYHRRFSTNTLPRWPLAQPMRLLGHNGEINTLLGNLNWAKASEASLENVWGEAADDLIPVVNPAFSDSANLDATLELMVRSGRSITDSLITLVPEAFRNQPDLNSRPDVTAMYEFNAGIQEPWDGPALLVFADGKRVGATLDRNGLRPARWCTTADGFVIMGSETGVVDLSGKTIVQKGRLGPGQMVAVDLERGELLDNWSVKEDAARRFPYADWLQKHRRGVAPQPWTQDRQVGELDLLRLQTAMGFTAEDFDLIIEDMAALGKEPTYCMGDDIPLAVLSDKPHLLYDYFKQRFAQVTNPPIDPLREKLVMSLEMHLGERRPALKPQPEAASVIHLETPVLNEAELAAISEQGLPVKTVSTQVAVESCAGGLQQAIAALCSVAEQAVRDGAQVLVLSDRVDGTGAAAPLTPTTVAMPALLAVGAVHHHLLRQKLRLQCSLVVDTAQCWSTHHMACLIGYGASAVCPWLTWETTRHWLDHPKTKKRIEQGKLPALDANQAQANVRESLENGLRKILSKIGISLLASYHGAQIFEAIGLGADVVETAFTGTTSRVAGMTLAELANETLSMHAKAFPELNRSKLEFMGFVQYRSGAEYHRNNPELSKALHKAVAQGPGYDHFSTYQALLENRPVMALRDLLEFKLAPTPVPLDQVESVESICTRFCTGGMSLGALSREAHEVLAVAMNRIGGKSNSGEGGEDPARFQILKDVDGEGRSASFPSIGGLRNGDTACSAIKQVASGRFGVTAEYLRSGKQLEIKVAQGAKPGEGGQLPGPKVDKYIAWLRNSKPGVALISPPPHHDIYSIEDLAQLIHDLHQVHPAAPVSVKLVAEIGIGTIAAGVAKANADVIQISGHDGGTGASPLSSIKHAGSPWELGLTEVHRSLVENGLRDRVLLRADGGLKTGWDVMIAALLGAEEYGFGSIAMIAEGCVMARVCHTNNCPVGVATQKENLRKRFTGIPEHVVNFFWYVAEEVRQLMSLLGVGRLEELIGRTDLLQARSVDLAKTKGVDLSSLLAPISGAEDRSWLRHSDEAHGNGPILEDQLLADAELMAALENHGSISRSIEIINTDRSVCARLAGEIAQRHGNRGFNGQLDLTFRGAAGQSFGAFLVQGMQVRLEGEANDYVGKGMNSGCITLVPSDGCASPGDQVILGNTCLYGATGGELFAHGRAGERFGVRNSGARTVVEGAGDHCCEYMTGGVVVVLGSTGRNVGAGMTGGVTFLLDEEGRVAPRVNLEIVEVCSITTDEQESLLKGLLERHVALTGSEKAAALLADWSAAKGRFKVLVPPSERESMGLADKQAVAA, encoded by the coding sequence ATGTCTGACGCCATCCGTTCCGCTGTTTGGCCTTATTGCGACAGCCCGGCACCTGAGGTTGTTGCGGGCGAGAAGGATGCATGTGGCGTTGGTTTCCTGGCTCAGCTCCAGGGGCAGGCCAGTCACTGGGTGCTGGAGCAGGCCCTGCGTGGTCTGGGATGCATGGAGCACCGTGGTGGTTGCGGTGGTGATGGCGACTCCGGCGACGGGGCAGGTGTGTTGTGTGAGATCCCCTGGTCGTATCTGAAAGCGGTCTGGCCCGAGGCGGCTGCAGCACGGGGCCTTGGCATGATGTTCATGCCGACCGATGCCAGCCGTCGTGCTGAGGTGCGGGGCCTGTGTGATGAAGAGGCCAGAGCCCTTGGCATGCAGCCTTTGGGGTGGCGAACGGTGCCCGTCGACCCTGCGGTTCTCGGGCCTTTGGCTCGTGCCACAGCGCCTGTGATCGAGCAGTGGGTGCTGAATGGTGATGCGGACGATGCAACGTTTGATGGCCAGCTGCTGCGGTTGCGACGCCGCATCGGTGCCCGTGTGCGGGCCGCTCTGGGTGCTGAGGTGGCCCAGGACGTTTATGTCGCCTCCCTCAGCAGCCGGACGGTTGTCTACAAGGGGATGGTGCGATCCGAGGTGCTGGCGCAGTTCTACGCCGACCTGCAGGACCCTCGATTTGAGGTGAGCTTTGCGGTGTATCACCGTCGTTTCAGCACCAACACCCTGCCGCGATGGCCCTTGGCGCAGCCGATGCGCCTTCTGGGGCACAACGGCGAAATCAACACACTGCTGGGCAACCTCAACTGGGCCAAGGCTTCAGAAGCCAGCCTCGAGAACGTCTGGGGTGAGGCGGCTGATGACCTGATTCCGGTGGTGAACCCTGCCTTCAGCGATTCCGCCAACCTCGATGCCACCCTGGAATTGATGGTGCGCAGTGGGCGGTCGATTACCGACAGCCTGATCACACTGGTGCCCGAAGCGTTTCGCAATCAGCCCGATCTCAACAGCCGTCCTGATGTGACGGCGATGTACGAATTCAACGCGGGCATTCAGGAACCCTGGGATGGCCCGGCCCTGTTGGTCTTTGCCGACGGCAAACGAGTGGGTGCAACGCTCGATCGCAACGGGCTGCGTCCGGCGCGTTGGTGCACCACCGCTGATGGCTTCGTGATCATGGGATCGGAGACCGGCGTGGTGGACCTCAGCGGCAAGACGATTGTTCAGAAAGGTCGTCTTGGCCCTGGTCAGATGGTGGCCGTCGATCTTGAACGCGGCGAGTTGCTCGACAACTGGTCGGTGAAGGAAGACGCGGCGCGGCGCTTCCCCTATGCCGATTGGCTGCAGAAGCATCGCCGCGGCGTTGCCCCCCAGCCCTGGACCCAGGACCGGCAGGTGGGTGAACTCGATCTGCTGCGGTTGCAGACCGCGATGGGGTTCACCGCCGAAGACTTCGATCTGATCATCGAGGACATGGCGGCCCTCGGCAAGGAGCCGACCTACTGCATGGGCGATGACATCCCCCTGGCGGTGCTCTCCGACAAGCCCCATCTGCTTTACGACTACTTCAAGCAGCGCTTCGCCCAGGTCACCAACCCTCCGATCGATCCCCTGCGGGAAAAGCTGGTGATGAGCCTGGAGATGCACCTGGGTGAGCGTCGGCCCGCCCTGAAGCCCCAGCCGGAAGCTGCCTCCGTGATCCATCTGGAGACGCCCGTTTTGAACGAGGCGGAACTGGCGGCCATCAGTGAGCAGGGCTTGCCCGTCAAGACTGTCTCCACTCAGGTGGCTGTGGAGTCGTGTGCGGGAGGCCTCCAACAAGCCATTGCGGCGCTTTGCAGCGTTGCGGAACAGGCGGTGCGTGACGGAGCCCAAGTTCTGGTGCTGTCCGACCGGGTCGATGGCACAGGGGCGGCGGCCCCGCTGACCCCCACAACGGTGGCGATGCCGGCCTTGCTGGCCGTGGGTGCTGTTCATCACCATCTGCTGCGCCAGAAACTTCGGCTGCAGTGCTCTCTGGTGGTGGATACGGCCCAGTGCTGGAGTACCCATCACATGGCCTGCCTGATTGGTTATGGCGCCAGTGCCGTCTGCCCCTGGCTCACCTGGGAGACCACCCGCCACTGGCTGGATCACCCCAAGACCAAGAAGCGGATCGAACAGGGCAAGTTGCCCGCCCTCGATGCCAATCAAGCCCAGGCCAACGTTCGTGAGTCGCTGGAGAACGGCCTGCGCAAGATCCTCTCCAAGATCGGAATTTCATTGCTGGCCAGCTATCACGGCGCTCAGATCTTCGAAGCGATCGGCCTGGGAGCGGATGTGGTGGAGACCGCCTTCACGGGAACGACCAGCCGTGTTGCCGGCATGACGCTGGCCGAGCTCGCGAACGAAACGCTCTCGATGCACGCCAAGGCCTTCCCTGAGCTCAACCGCAGCAAGCTCGAATTCATGGGCTTTGTTCAGTACCGCAGTGGTGCTGAGTACCACCGCAACAATCCCGAGCTGTCGAAGGCGCTGCACAAGGCGGTGGCTCAGGGCCCTGGTTACGACCATTTCTCCACCTACCAGGCCCTGCTGGAGAACCGACCGGTGATGGCCCTGCGGGACCTGCTGGAGTTCAAGTTGGCTCCCACCCCAGTCCCCCTGGATCAGGTGGAGAGCGTCGAGAGCATCTGCACCCGCTTTTGTACGGGCGGGATGAGCCTGGGCGCTTTGTCCCGCGAAGCCCATGAAGTGTTGGCCGTGGCGATGAATCGCATCGGCGGCAAGAGCAACAGCGGTGAAGGCGGTGAAGACCCTGCCCGCTTCCAGATCCTCAAGGATGTGGATGGCGAGGGCCGTTCCGCCTCATTCCCCAGCATTGGTGGTTTGCGCAATGGGGACACCGCCTGCTCGGCAATCAAGCAGGTGGCTTCAGGCCGTTTTGGTGTGACGGCGGAATACCTGCGCAGCGGCAAGCAGTTGGAGATCAAGGTGGCCCAGGGCGCCAAGCCCGGTGAAGGCGGTCAGCTGCCAGGGCCCAAGGTCGACAAGTACATCGCGTGGTTGCGCAACAGCAAGCCAGGTGTGGCCTTGATTTCACCGCCGCCCCACCACGACATCTATTCGATTGAAGACCTGGCGCAGTTGATCCATGACCTGCATCAGGTGCATCCCGCTGCTCCTGTGAGTGTGAAGCTGGTGGCCGAGATCGGCATCGGCACCATCGCTGCGGGTGTGGCCAAGGCCAACGCCGATGTGATCCAGATCTCCGGTCACGACGGTGGCACGGGTGCATCTCCCCTGAGTTCGATCAAGCATGCCGGCAGCCCCTGGGAACTGGGCCTCACCGAGGTGCACCGCTCCCTGGTGGAGAACGGTCTGCGCGATCGGGTTCTGCTGCGCGCCGATGGAGGCCTGAAGACCGGTTGGGACGTGATGATCGCTGCCCTGCTGGGGGCGGAGGAATACGGCTTCGGCTCGATCGCGATGATCGCCGAGGGCTGCGTCATGGCTCGCGTTTGTCACACCAACAACTGCCCTGTGGGTGTGGCCACGCAGAAGGAGAACCTGCGCAAGCGTTTCACCGGTATTCCTGAGCACGTTGTCAATTTCTTCTGGTACGTCGCCGAGGAAGTGCGTCAGCTGATGAGCCTGCTCGGCGTTGGCCGCCTCGAGGAGCTGATCGGTCGTACCGATCTGCTCCAGGCTCGCTCGGTTGATCTGGCCAAGACCAAGGGTGTGGATCTCTCCAGCCTGCTGGCTCCGATCAGCGGTGCCGAAGATCGCTCCTGGCTTCGCCACAGCGACGAGGCCCACGGCAACGGACCGATCCTTGAGGATCAGCTCCTCGCCGACGCTGAGCTGATGGCTGCCCTGGAGAACCACGGTTCCATCAGCCGCAGCATCGAGATCATCAACACCGATCGCAGTGTCTGTGCCCGTCTGGCCGGTGAAATCGCCCAGCGCCATGGCAACCGCGGCTTCAACGGACAGCTCGATCTCACCTTCCGGGGTGCGGCAGGCCAGAGCTTCGGGGCCTTCCTGGTGCAGGGCATGCAGGTTCGTCTGGAAGGCGAGGCCAACGACTACGTGGGCAAGGGCATGAACAGTGGTTGCATCACTCTGGTGCCATCAGACGGTTGTGCATCTCCGGGTGACCAGGTGATCCTCGGCAACACCTGCCTCTACGGGGCCACCGGCGGTGAGTTGTTTGCCCATGGCCGGGCTGGTGAGCGTTTCGGTGTTCGCAACAGCGGTGCCCGCACGGTTGTGGAGGGAGCTGGTGACCACTGCTGTGAGTACATGACCGGTGGTGTGGTCGTCGTTCTCGGCAGCACCGGTCGCAATGTCGGCGCTGGCATGACTGGTGGTGTGACCTTCCTGCTGGATGAGGAGGGGCGTGTTGCTCCTCGGGTGAACCTGGAGATTGTTGAGGTCTGCAGCATCACCACCGATGAGCAGGAGTCGTTGCTGAAGGGTCTGCTGGAACGGCATGTGGCGCTCACGGGAAGCGAGAAGGCTGCTGCTCTCCTGGCCGATTGGTCTGCGGCGAAGGGTCGCTTCAAGGTGTTGGTCCCTCCCAGTGAGCGGGAGTCGATGGGATTGGCCGACAAGCAGGCTGTGGCGGCCTAG
- a CDS encoding phosphodiester glycosidase family protein — protein MLAFAPLPAPPPALRPAPRQSGDEVLIGRERSKAVWLWRGSEAATEELWLPLELLQSRLGFRRVSRLDGEALEWFGRTVPLAALATRSLGDEVGLEVSDWLSEIGLNTVVKGNTLELQLPSPTVSKLRRGKGSTADRLVLDLNGPALVQQLNGDLLLGLKVSPSQQRQLQALGLAPLRRHDGELVLKGQATKLRSLSLASPWRVVLDGVRAGDRRKRPSARLPLNNPSVAALLRRGFVLEQRTIKVGVKPIQVFRAGGQLGRLRLSLEPLAKARQQQGLRFLPQLSQPAGALVAVNGGFFNRINQLPLGALRRQGVWLSGPILNRGVIAWGASGDLTFGRLRLNQTLQVNNGRRWSIRALNSGYVQKGLSLYTPAWGPSYRALSGDEAALLVRGGRVETTFNPSSLKRGIAIPQDAQLVVARGRTPLPARAGDRIQVSSSSQSPLAQQPNVLGAGPLLMQNGRVVLNGRQEGFSPGFMSLAAPRTVVAQGQNGQWLMTLRGASGSDPTLVETALAVQQLGLRDALNMDGGSSTTLVVAGQTVMTGRGSTPRVHNGLGLIPL, from the coding sequence ATGCTGGCCTTTGCCCCACTTCCTGCGCCACCCCCTGCCCTTCGCCCTGCACCACGACAAAGCGGTGACGAGGTGCTGATCGGCCGAGAACGCAGCAAAGCGGTTTGGCTATGGAGAGGCAGTGAGGCAGCGACGGAGGAACTCTGGCTGCCCCTGGAGCTTCTGCAATCGCGGCTGGGTTTCAGGCGGGTCTCCCGCCTCGATGGGGAAGCACTGGAATGGTTTGGTCGAACGGTCCCACTCGCCGCACTGGCCACCCGTTCGCTCGGGGATGAAGTCGGCCTGGAGGTGAGCGATTGGTTGAGCGAGATCGGCCTCAATACCGTTGTGAAGGGCAACACCCTGGAACTGCAGCTGCCCAGCCCAACGGTGAGCAAGCTGCGCCGCGGCAAGGGTTCAACCGCCGATCGTTTGGTGCTGGACCTGAACGGACCCGCCCTGGTGCAGCAGTTGAACGGCGACCTGCTGCTGGGGCTCAAGGTCTCGCCAAGCCAGCAACGTCAACTCCAGGCCTTGGGGCTTGCCCCTCTGCGGCGTCATGACGGCGAGCTTGTGCTGAAGGGACAGGCCACCAAGCTGCGCAGCCTCAGCCTGGCCTCCCCCTGGCGGGTGGTGCTGGACGGCGTACGGGCCGGCGATCGCCGCAAACGGCCGAGCGCACGTCTGCCCCTCAACAATCCAAGTGTTGCCGCGCTGCTCAGGCGGGGCTTCGTCCTGGAGCAACGCACGATCAAGGTGGGGGTGAAGCCCATCCAGGTGTTTCGTGCTGGCGGCCAGCTGGGCCGCCTCAGACTGAGCCTGGAGCCCCTGGCTAAGGCCAGACAGCAACAAGGGCTGCGTTTTCTGCCCCAGCTCTCCCAACCCGCAGGGGCACTGGTGGCTGTGAACGGTGGTTTTTTCAACCGGATCAATCAACTCCCCCTGGGGGCCTTGCGGCGCCAGGGGGTCTGGCTCTCGGGGCCAATCCTGAACCGCGGCGTGATCGCCTGGGGGGCGTCGGGAGATTTGACCTTCGGACGACTGCGGCTGAACCAGACGCTGCAGGTGAACAACGGCCGGCGATGGAGCATCAGGGCGCTCAACAGCGGCTACGTGCAGAAAGGGCTGAGCCTTTACACACCAGCCTGGGGACCCAGCTACCGAGCCCTGAGCGGTGACGAGGCAGCCCTCCTGGTTCGGGGCGGCCGCGTCGAGACAACGTTCAACCCCAGCAGCCTGAAGCGCGGCATTGCCATTCCCCAGGACGCCCAGTTGGTGGTCGCCCGAGGGCGCACACCGCTGCCGGCACGAGCTGGCGATCGGATCCAGGTGAGCTCCAGCTCCCAGTCGCCCCTGGCCCAGCAGCCCAATGTTCTCGGCGCCGGACCCCTGCTGATGCAGAACGGCCGCGTGGTGCTGAATGGACGCCAGGAAGGCTTCAGCCCTGGTTTCATGAGCTTAGCGGCACCACGGACTGTGGTGGCTCAAGGGCAGAACGGCCAGTGGCTGATGACCCTTCGTGGTGCCTCGGGCAGTGATCCAACCCTTGTGGAAACGGCACTGGCGGTCCAACAACTGGGCCTGCGTGATGCCTTGAACATGGATGGCGGCAGTTCGACCACCCTCGTTGTGGCGGGACAGACCGTGATGACCGGCCGAGGCAGCACCCCGAGGGTCCACAACGGCCTTGGGCTCATCCCCCTGTGA
- a CDS encoding AIR synthase: protein MAANLRLTAAAAAELGRQAAVAGTPGQMHLDLTPGDCAQHALRIRAGHLAGVAIARADGVTLHAPPEQLKLLEGLCLDYRGDLSGGGFLIRSASGVEPCACGGAFSRV from the coding sequence ATGGCTGCCAATCTGCGGCTGACCGCTGCCGCTGCTGCCGAACTGGGGCGTCAAGCCGCTGTGGCGGGCACTCCTGGGCAGATGCATCTCGACCTCACCCCCGGCGACTGTGCGCAGCATGCGCTGCGCATCCGGGCCGGTCACTTGGCCGGCGTTGCCATCGCAAGGGCCGACGGCGTGACCCTGCACGCCCCTCCAGAGCAGCTCAAATTGCTCGAGGGCCTTTGCCTGGACTATCGCGGCGACCTCAGTGGTGGGGGCTTTCTGATCCGCAGCGCCAGCGGTGTTGAACCCTGTGCCTGCGGCGGTGCCTTCAGCCGCGTCTGA
- the rpsL gene encoding 30S ribosomal protein S12 encodes MPTIQQLIRTERSRLKAKTKSPALKSCPERRGVCTRVYTSTPKKPNSALRKVARVRLTSGFEVTAYIGGVGHNLQEHSVVLIRGGRVKDLPGVRYHIIRGTLDTAGVKDRRQSRSKYGAKAPKE; translated from the coding sequence ATGCCAACCATCCAACAGCTGATCCGCACTGAGCGCTCTCGCCTCAAGGCCAAGACGAAGTCCCCGGCCCTGAAATCGTGCCCTGAGCGTCGCGGTGTTTGCACCCGCGTTTACACCTCAACGCCGAAAAAGCCGAATTCGGCACTGCGCAAGGTGGCTCGTGTGCGCTTGACCTCCGGCTTTGAGGTCACGGCGTACATCGGTGGTGTTGGTCACAACCTTCAGGAGCACTCGGTTGTGCTGATCCGCGGTGGTCGTGTGAAAGATCTCCCGGGCGTCCGTTACCACATCATTCGCGGAACACTGGATACAGCTGGCGTGAAAGACCGGCGTCAGTCCCGCTCCAAGTACGGCGCCAAGGCTCCGAAGGAGTGA
- the rpsG gene encoding 30S ribosomal protein S7, translating into MSRRNAAEKRPILPDPQFNSRLATMMVVRLMQHGKKSTAQRILSDAFGLINERTGGDPLELFETAVKNATPLVEVRARRVGGATYQVPMEVRQERGTAMALRWLVSFSRARNGRSMAQKLAGELMDAANEAGNAVRKREETHKMAEANKAFAHYRY; encoded by the coding sequence ATGTCACGCCGCAACGCCGCTGAAAAGCGCCCGATTCTTCCCGACCCGCAGTTCAACAGCCGCCTCGCCACGATGATGGTGGTGCGCCTGATGCAGCACGGCAAGAAGTCGACGGCGCAACGGATCCTGTCCGACGCGTTCGGCCTGATCAACGAGCGCACCGGTGGAGATCCGCTAGAGCTGTTCGAAACAGCTGTCAAGAACGCCACCCCCCTGGTGGAAGTGCGTGCTCGACGGGTTGGTGGCGCCACGTACCAGGTGCCCATGGAAGTGCGCCAGGAGCGCGGCACCGCCATGGCCCTGCGCTGGCTGGTGAGCTTCTCCCGTGCCCGCAATGGCCGCAGCATGGCCCAGAAACTGGCTGGCGAATTGATGGATGCCGCCAACGAGGCAGGCAACGCCGTTCGCAAGCGCGAAGAAACCCACAAGATGGCCGAAGCCAACAAAGCCTTCGCCCACTACCGCTACTGA
- the fusA gene encoding elongation factor G: MARDFPLERVRNIGIAAHIDAGKTTTTERILFYSGVVHKIGEVHDGAAVTDWMAQERERGITITAAAISTSWQDHRINIIDTPGHVDFTIEVERSMRVLDGVIAVFCAVGGVQPQSETVWRQADRYSVPRMVFVNKMDRTGADFLKVHGQIKDRLKANAVPIQLPIGAEGELSGIIDLVANKAYIYKNDLGTDIEEAAVPADMADEVAEWRNTLMETVAETDEALIEKFLETGELSVDELKKGIREGVLKHGLVPMLCGSAFKNKGVQLVLDAVIDYLPAPVDVPPIQGVLPDGSEAVRPSDDNAPFSALAFKVMADPYGKLTFVRMYSGILEKGSYVLNSTKGEKERISRLVVLKADDREEVDALRAGDLGAVLGLKNTTTGDTLCTQDDPIVLETLFIPEPVISVAVEPKTKGDMEKLSKALVALAEEDPTFRVNTDAETGQTVIAGMGELHLEILVDRMLREFKVEANIGAPQVSYRETIRGSAGGEGKFSRQTGGKGQYGHVVIEMEPGEPGSGFEFVNKIVGGVVPKEYIKPAEQGMKETCESGVIAGYPLIDVKCTLVHGSYHDVDSSEMAFKIAGSMAFKDGVKKCNPVLLEPMMKVEVEVPEDFLGSIIGDLSSRRGQVEGQSVDDGTSKISAKVPLAEMFGYATELRSMTQGRGIFSMEFDNYAEVPRNVAEAIISKNQGNS, translated from the coding sequence GTGGCCCGCGACTTCCCCCTGGAACGCGTCAGAAATATTGGTATCGCTGCTCACATCGATGCCGGCAAAACCACCACGACAGAACGGATCCTGTTCTATTCCGGTGTGGTTCACAAAATCGGTGAGGTGCATGATGGCGCCGCCGTAACCGACTGGATGGCCCAGGAACGGGAACGTGGCATCACGATCACCGCAGCTGCCATTTCGACGTCCTGGCAGGACCATCGGATCAACATCATTGACACGCCCGGTCACGTGGACTTCACCATTGAGGTGGAGCGTTCCATGCGGGTGCTGGATGGTGTGATCGCCGTCTTCTGCGCCGTTGGTGGTGTGCAGCCCCAATCCGAGACCGTCTGGCGTCAAGCCGACCGCTATTCGGTGCCCCGGATGGTGTTCGTGAACAAGATGGATCGCACCGGTGCGGACTTCCTCAAGGTTCACGGCCAGATCAAGGATCGCCTCAAGGCAAACGCTGTTCCGATCCAGCTTCCGATCGGTGCTGAAGGTGAGCTGAGCGGCATCATCGATCTCGTGGCCAACAAGGCGTACATCTACAAGAACGACCTCGGCACCGACATCGAAGAAGCCGCAGTGCCGGCTGACATGGCCGATGAGGTTGCCGAGTGGAGGAACACCTTGATGGAGACCGTCGCCGAAACCGATGAGGCGCTGATCGAGAAGTTCCTCGAAACCGGCGAACTCAGCGTTGACGAGCTGAAGAAAGGCATCCGTGAGGGCGTGCTCAAGCACGGCCTGGTGCCCATGCTCTGCGGCTCCGCCTTCAAGAACAAAGGTGTGCAGCTGGTGCTCGACGCCGTGATCGACTACTTGCCGGCTCCCGTTGACGTTCCCCCGATCCAGGGTGTGCTTCCCGACGGCAGCGAAGCTGTGCGTCCGTCCGACGACAACGCCCCCTTCAGTGCCCTGGCCTTCAAGGTGATGGCCGATCCCTACGGCAAGCTCACCTTCGTGCGGATGTACTCCGGCATCCTCGAGAAAGGCAGCTACGTCCTGAACTCCACCAAGGGTGAGAAAGAGCGCATTTCCCGTCTGGTGGTGCTCAAGGCCGATGACCGTGAGGAAGTCGACGCTCTGCGCGCCGGCGACCTCGGTGCCGTACTCGGACTGAAGAACACCACCACGGGTGACACCCTGTGCACCCAAGATGATCCGATCGTCCTCGAGACCCTGTTCATCCCCGAACCGGTGATCTCCGTGGCCGTTGAGCCGAAGACCAAGGGCGACATGGAGAAGCTCTCCAAGGCTTTGGTTGCTCTGGCAGAAGAGGACCCCACCTTCCGCGTCAACACCGATGCCGAGACCGGCCAGACCGTGATCGCCGGCATGGGCGAACTCCACCTTGAGATTCTGGTGGACCGCATGCTGCGTGAGTTCAAGGTGGAAGCCAACATCGGCGCACCTCAGGTGTCGTACCGGGAAACCATCCGTGGTTCTGCAGGTGGCGAAGGCAAGTTCTCTCGTCAGACCGGTGGTAAGGGTCAGTACGGCCACGTTGTGATCGAAATGGAACCGGGTGAACCCGGATCCGGCTTCGAATTCGTCAACAAGATCGTCGGCGGTGTCGTTCCGAAGGAATACATCAAGCCCGCTGAGCAGGGCATGAAGGAGACCTGCGAATCCGGTGTGATTGCCGGATACCCACTCATCGACGTGAAATGCACCCTGGTGCATGGCTCGTATCACGACGTCGACTCCTCGGAGATGGCGTTCAAGATCGCGGGATCCATGGCCTTCAAGGACGGCGTCAAGAAGTGCAACCCAGTTCTTCTTGAGCCGATGATGAAGGTCGAGGTCGAAGTTCCCGAGGATTTCCTCGGTTCGATCATCGGCGACCTGTCCTCCCGACGAGGTCAGGTTGAGGGCCAGTCCGTCGACGACGGCACGTCCAAAATCTCGGCCAAGGTGCCCCTTGCCGAGATGTTCGGTTACGCCACCGAGCTCCGCTCCATGACCCAGGGCCGGGGCATTTTCTCGATGGAATTCGACAATTACGCCGAAGTTCCTCGCAATGTGGCCGAGGCCATCATTTCCAAGAATCAGGGCAATTCCTGA